The Haloplanus salinarum genome includes a region encoding these proteins:
- a CDS encoding class I SAM-dependent methyltransferase → MGFHTFDSDRADALEDAATRYRYCSREELHALVGPHSDMVLADIGSGTGFYTDDLAPHVGRAYAVDVQSTMHDRYREKGVPESVELLEADATDLPLADDELDAVVSTMTFHEFAAPESMAEVARVLRPGGHLVTVDWARNGAGEAGPPRDETYALGDAVSLQTDAGFAVERATTRPETFVCVARL, encoded by the coding sequence ATGGGCTTTCATACGTTCGACAGCGACCGGGCCGACGCCCTCGAAGACGCCGCGACTAGGTACCGATACTGCTCGCGCGAGGAACTCCACGCGCTCGTCGGCCCGCATTCCGACATGGTGCTCGCCGACATCGGCAGCGGGACCGGCTTCTACACCGACGACCTGGCGCCACACGTCGGGAGGGCTTACGCCGTCGACGTCCAGTCGACCATGCACGACCGCTACCGCGAGAAAGGGGTCCCCGAGAGCGTCGAGTTACTCGAGGCTGACGCCACCGACCTGCCCCTCGCCGACGACGAACTCGACGCCGTCGTCTCGACGATGACCTTCCACGAGTTCGCCGCCCCCGAATCGATGGCGGAGGTGGCCCGCGTCCTCCGACCGGGCGGGCACCTCGTCACCGTCGACTGGGCCCGGAACGGCGCGGGCGAGGCGGGCCCGCCGCGGGACGAAACCTACGCCCTCGGCGACGCCGTCTCCCTCCAGACCGACGCCGGCTTCGCCGTCGAACGCGCGACGACGCGGCCCGAGACGTTCGTCTGTGTCGCCCGCCTCTAA
- a CDS encoding FAD-dependent oxidoreductase, with protein sequence MRTTVLVIGGGATGVGVARDLALRGVDVTLVERGALAGGTTGRSHGVLHSGARYAEADPDDAAACLAENRVLREVASGCLRETGGYFLQLDGDDPDYFERKRAACADLGMETTTLDGDAFRARVPEASPAVERALAVPDAVVSPSRLVVANALDAREAGATIHTHAPVESMRVADGRVRAVAVGGTVGTTVEADAVVNAAGPWAERCAALAGVSVPMRPTRGAMVAVENPGVDAVLNRCRPPADGDIVVPTPGAAVLGTTSVAVDDPDDFERSDAAVDRIVDECAAMCPAVAGMPTVRTYWGVRPLYAPDESGRDGRAISRGFALLDHEAEGAAGLVTVVGGKLTTYRRMAEATADLLCDRLAVDAPCRTAERPLPGSDDPERLDTALDAFDVDAPAG encoded by the coding sequence ATGCGCACGACTGTCCTCGTGATCGGCGGCGGGGCGACCGGCGTCGGCGTCGCGCGGGATCTGGCCCTTCGCGGCGTCGACGTGACTCTCGTCGAGCGCGGCGCCCTCGCCGGCGGGACGACGGGGCGCTCGCACGGCGTCCTCCACAGCGGCGCCCGGTACGCCGAGGCCGATCCCGACGACGCCGCGGCCTGTCTGGCCGAGAACCGCGTCCTCCGCGAGGTGGCGAGCGGCTGTCTCCGCGAGACCGGCGGCTACTTCCTCCAACTCGACGGCGACGACCCCGACTACTTCGAGCGCAAGCGCGCGGCCTGTGCCGACCTCGGCATGGAGACGACGACCCTCGACGGCGACGCGTTCCGGGCGCGGGTTCCCGAGGCGAGCCCGGCCGTCGAGCGCGCCCTCGCCGTCCCCGACGCCGTCGTCTCGCCGTCGCGGCTGGTCGTCGCGAACGCCCTCGACGCCCGCGAGGCGGGGGCGACGATCCACACCCACGCGCCGGTCGAGTCGATGCGCGTCGCCGACGGCCGCGTGCGGGCCGTCGCGGTCGGCGGAACGGTCGGGACGACCGTCGAGGCCGACGCCGTCGTGAACGCGGCCGGTCCGTGGGCCGAGCGGTGTGCCGCCCTCGCGGGTGTTTCGGTGCCCATGCGTCCCACCCGGGGCGCCATGGTCGCCGTCGAGAACCCCGGCGTCGACGCCGTGTTGAACCGGTGTCGACCGCCTGCCGACGGCGACATCGTGGTGCCAACGCCCGGGGCCGCCGTCCTCGGCACCACGAGCGTCGCCGTCGACGACCCGGACGACTTCGAGCGGTCGGACGCGGCGGTCGACCGGATCGTCGACGAGTGCGCGGCGATGTGTCCGGCGGTGGCCGGGATGCCGACCGTCCGTACCTACTGGGGCGTCCGCCCGCTGTACGCCCCCGACGAGTCGGGGCGCGACGGCCGCGCCATCTCCCGGGGGTTCGCCCTGCTGGATCACGAGGCCGAGGGCGCGGCGGGCCTCGTCACCGTCGTCGGCGGGAAGCTCACGACCTACCGGCGGATGGCCGAGGCGACGGCGGACCTGCTCTGTGACCGACTCGCCGTCGACGCCCCCTGTCGGACCGCCGAACGCCCGCTCCCGGGGAGCGACGACCCGGAGCGCCTCGATACGGCCCTCGATGCGTTCGACGTCGACGCGCCGGCGGGCTGA
- a CDS encoding HPP family protein → MTPGRRRLGTSLYAGVLFTVLGAVAWASGRPFVFPSLGPSAFVLAFERRGDRTATYRVVGSHLIGGVAGLLAYTLFGAGVTLTSTPPALSTAGLRLVGSGVCSIVLTSWGMIATDTNHAPACATTLIVSLGLLSTPRQVAIIVTSVVVLVEVHGVVVGGFRRLVGASPVGGV, encoded by the coding sequence GTGACGCCGGGGCGCCGTCGCCTCGGGACGAGCCTCTATGCCGGCGTCCTCTTTACCGTCCTCGGCGCCGTCGCGTGGGCCAGCGGGCGGCCGTTCGTCTTCCCGAGTCTCGGCCCCTCGGCGTTCGTCCTCGCCTTCGAGCGCCGGGGGGACCGGACGGCCACCTACCGGGTCGTCGGGAGTCATCTGATCGGCGGCGTCGCCGGGTTGCTGGCGTACACCCTGTTCGGCGCGGGCGTCACGCTTACGTCGACGCCGCCGGCCCTCTCGACGGCGGGACTCCGCCTCGTCGGCAGCGGCGTCTGCTCCATCGTCCTGACCTCGTGGGGCATGATCGCCACGGATACGAACCACGCCCCCGCGTGTGCGACGACGCTCATCGTCTCGCTCGGTCTGCTGTCGACCCCGCGGCAGGTCGCCATCATCGTCACGAGCGTCGTCGTCCTGGTCGAGGTTCACGGCGTCGTCGTCGGAGGGTTCCGGCGACTGGTCGGGGCGTCCCCGGTCGGCGGGGTCTGA
- the cutA gene encoding divalent-cation tolerance protein CutA, with product MEADDETILLAKTTDDRYADLEARVAEWHPHDVPRIERIGVADGHDPFAAWVAESVDAGE from the coding sequence GTGGAAGCGGACGACGAGACGATACTGCTGGCGAAGACGACCGACGACCGGTACGCCGACCTCGAAGCGCGCGTCGCCGAGTGGCATCCCCACGACGTCCCCCGTATCGAGCGCATCGGCGTCGCCGACGGCCACGATCCGTTCGCGGCGTGGGTCGCCGAGAGCGTCGACGCCGGGGAGTGA
- a CDS encoding phosphoglycolate phosphatase → MVPPLVLDIDGTLTAPTGGIDPRAIETLREWDAPVVVATGKAFPYPVALCHFANVPERVIAENGGVVYADDEVTVTVDGADRPRAAARAFVDRGGDLGWGAADTVNRWRETEVAVHRDADAALLGAVAEEFDLEVVDTGYAYHLKTPDVEKGDGLRSVAATLGRDPADFVAVGDSENDVSTFAAAGRSFAVANADDRARAAADEVTEGSHMDGTLEALATFA, encoded by the coding sequence ATGGTGCCACCGCTCGTACTGGACATCGACGGGACGCTGACCGCGCCGACGGGAGGGATCGATCCGCGGGCCATCGAGACGCTCCGGGAGTGGGACGCGCCCGTCGTCGTCGCGACGGGCAAGGCGTTCCCGTATCCCGTCGCACTCTGTCATTTCGCGAACGTCCCCGAGCGGGTGATCGCCGAGAACGGGGGCGTGGTCTACGCCGACGACGAGGTGACGGTGACCGTCGACGGCGCCGACCGCCCCCGGGCGGCGGCGCGGGCGTTCGTCGACCGGGGCGGCGACTTGGGGTGGGGGGCGGCCGACACCGTCAACCGCTGGCGCGAGACGGAGGTGGCGGTCCATCGCGACGCCGACGCGGCGTTGTTGGGCGCCGTCGCCGAGGAGTTCGACCTCGAAGTGGTCGATACGGGCTACGCCTACCACCTCAAGACGCCGGACGTCGAGAAGGGGGACGGACTCCGGTCGGTCGCCGCGACGCTCGGCCGCGATCCCGCGGACTTCGTCGCGGTGGGCGACAGCGAGAACGACGTCTCCACCTTCGCGGCCGCCGGGCGGTCGTTCGCGGTGGCGAACGCCGACGACCGCGCGCGCGCCGCCGCCGACGAGGTGACCGAGGGATCGCATATGGACGGCACGCTGGAAGCGCTCGCCACGTTCGCGTGA
- a CDS encoding HEWD family protein produces MGVTIRKPTARQCEDCGRREVWNDATSTWRIDVDDDGKRLVGEVYCIHEWDINGTFVPIETERDPADA; encoded by the coding sequence ATGGGCGTGACAATCAGGAAACCGACCGCCCGCCAGTGCGAGGACTGCGGCCGGCGGGAGGTCTGGAACGACGCGACGAGCACGTGGCGCATCGACGTCGACGACGACGGTAAGCGGCTCGTCGGCGAGGTGTACTGCATCCACGAGTGGGACATCAACGGCACGTTCGTCCCCATCGAGACGGAGCGGGACCCCGCGGACGCCTGA